From Nevskia ramosa DSM 11499, the proteins below share one genomic window:
- a CDS encoding cation:proton antiporter domain-containing protein, protein MKPSLYLPLLSSALLLPLAAFAAGDAHDEALIETLAIGLGFAFVGGFIAFRLGLPPLIGYLVAGVSVGPFTPGLIVDATIAPQLAEIGVILLMFGVGMHFSIRDLMRVRRIAVPGAIAQIALATAMGIGLAEFWGWTLGGGIVLGLALSVASTVVLLKALEARGMLQSEDGQIAIGWLIVEDLVMVLALVLLPALAGPLRGEALDLNALLRSLGLTLAMIALFVVLMLVVGKRVFPWLLARVEKSGSAELFTLAAITLSLGVAFISAELFGVSFALGAFFAGIVVNESDHSHRAADELRPFQDAFAALFFVSVGMLFDPMIVVTAPLSLLAVVAVIVIGKSVVAYAIVRVLGWSNGTALNVSAALAQIGEFSFILIGLGLTLELVPKQAQGLVVAGALISIAVNPLVLRLTTRFR, encoded by the coding sequence ATGAAACCGAGTCTCTACCTGCCACTGTTGTCATCCGCACTGCTGCTGCCGCTGGCCGCGTTCGCCGCCGGCGATGCCCACGACGAAGCGCTGATCGAAACCCTGGCGATCGGCCTCGGCTTTGCCTTCGTCGGCGGCTTCATCGCGTTTCGTCTCGGCCTGCCGCCGCTGATTGGCTATCTGGTCGCCGGTGTTTCGGTGGGGCCGTTCACGCCGGGCCTGATCGTCGATGCGACGATCGCGCCGCAGCTCGCCGAGATCGGCGTGATCCTGCTGATGTTCGGCGTCGGCATGCATTTCTCGATTCGCGATCTGATGCGGGTGCGGCGCATCGCGGTGCCGGGTGCCATCGCGCAGATCGCGCTGGCCACCGCGATGGGTATTGGTCTGGCCGAGTTCTGGGGCTGGACCCTGGGCGGCGGCATCGTGCTCGGGCTGGCCCTGTCGGTGGCCAGTACCGTGGTGCTGCTGAAGGCGCTGGAAGCGCGCGGCATGCTGCAGTCGGAAGATGGCCAGATCGCGATCGGCTGGTTGATCGTCGAGGATCTGGTCATGGTCCTGGCGCTGGTGCTGCTGCCGGCGCTGGCCGGGCCGCTCAGAGGCGAAGCACTGGATCTGAACGCGTTGCTGCGCTCGCTGGGCCTGACCCTGGCGATGATCGCGCTGTTCGTGGTGCTGATGCTGGTGGTCGGCAAGCGGGTGTTTCCGTGGCTGCTGGCGAGAGTCGAGAAAAGCGGTTCGGCCGAGTTGTTCACCTTGGCGGCGATCACCCTGTCGCTCGGCGTGGCGTTCATCTCGGCCGAACTGTTCGGCGTCAGCTTCGCGCTCGGTGCGTTCTTCGCCGGCATCGTCGTCAACGAATCGGATCACAGCCATCGCGCCGCGGATGAACTGCGGCCGTTCCAGGATGCCTTCGCGGCGCTGTTCTTTGTCTCCGTCGGCATGCTGTTCGATCCGATGATCGTGGTCACTGCGCCTTTGTCGCTGCTGGCCGTGGTGGCGGTGATCGTCATCGGCAAGTCGGTGGTGGCTTACGCGATCGTCCGCGTGCTCGGCTGGTCGAACGGCACGGCCTTGAACGTATCGGCGGCACTGGCGCAGATCGGCGAGTTCAGTTTTATCCTGATCGGGCTCGGGCTCACTCTGGAACTGGTGCCGAAGCAGGCGCAGGGTCTGGTGGTGGCCGGTGCGCTGATCTCGATCGCCGTCAATCCGCTGGTGCTGCGCCTGACCACGCGTTTTCGCTGA
- a CDS encoding energy transducer TonB: MAAVADSSGLMPARRNVLRWLLLAPLAALLVLLMVVMMRWMILSPHIDGPPGDESLPVSQIVKAEEQKPPEPDDAAAKLPELAPPPPPDAPPSLARPNLPVIAGPSIPIVAPNVAIANIGVGDVNLGIGMGLGNSGTFGGFAGGGGNGNGGGGGGVGDGGFKGRELVPLSTARPQMPPWACKQKLQGWVEVVFVVTPRGQVENVRIVDASPRGVFEAAAIESVSHWIYPKGGKAAAEVKQRVEMDPADCAYNYNNP, encoded by the coding sequence ATGGCGGCCGTCGCCGACAGCAGTGGCTTGATGCCGGCGCGTCGCAATGTGCTGCGCTGGTTGCTGCTCGCACCGCTGGCTGCGCTGCTGGTGCTGTTGATGGTGGTGATGATGCGCTGGATGATCCTTTCGCCTCATATCGATGGGCCGCCCGGGGACGAATCGCTGCCGGTATCGCAGATCGTCAAGGCTGAGGAACAGAAGCCGCCGGAGCCGGATGATGCGGCCGCCAAGCTGCCGGAACTGGCGCCACCGCCACCGCCCGATGCGCCGCCGTCGCTGGCGCGACCCAACCTGCCGGTGATTGCCGGGCCGTCGATTCCGATCGTTGCGCCGAATGTCGCGATCGCCAACATCGGCGTCGGCGACGTCAATCTCGGAATCGGCATGGGCCTCGGCAATTCCGGCACTTTCGGCGGCTTCGCCGGCGGTGGCGGCAACGGCAATGGCGGCGGGGGTGGCGGAGTCGGTGATGGTGGCTTCAAGGGCCGCGAGCTGGTGCCGCTGTCCACCGCGCGTCCGCAGATGCCGCCCTGGGCCTGCAAGCAGAAGCTGCAAGGCTGGGTCGAGGTGGTGTTCGTGGTCACGCCACGCGGCCAGGTCGAGAACGTGCGCATCGTCGATGCGAGTCCCAGAGGTGTCTTTGAAGCGGCGGCGATCGAAAGCGTCAGCCACTGGATCTATCCGAAAGGTGGCAAGGCGGCGGCTGAAGTGAAACAAAGAGTCGAGATGGACCCGGCTGACTGCGCCTACAACTACAACAACCCATGA
- a CDS encoding MotA/TolQ/ExbB proton channel family protein — MNEMLHLVYELPRDSWEDFLRLGGWVVQVILVASLAMWLLILERYWYLKRIHPSRLAEKKAEWTGRRERRSWTAQRIREQLLSELKIGMSATLPLIKVMVPLAPLLGLLGTVAGMLEVFDAMTAAGQADVRAMAYGVSHAMVATLAGLIVSLLGLFFSVRLAARVRWETDRLPDRFITE, encoded by the coding sequence ATGAACGAGATGCTGCATCTGGTCTACGAACTGCCGCGCGATTCCTGGGAGGATTTCCTGCGCCTCGGCGGCTGGGTGGTGCAAGTGATCCTGGTCGCCTCGCTGGCGATGTGGCTGCTGATCCTCGAGCGCTACTGGTATCTGAAGCGCATCCATCCGTCGCGGCTTGCCGAGAAGAAAGCCGAGTGGACCGGCCGCCGCGAACGTCGCTCATGGACTGCGCAGCGGATTCGCGAGCAGTTGCTGTCCGAGCTGAAGATCGGCATGAGCGCGACCCTGCCGCTGATCAAGGTCATGGTGCCGCTGGCGCCGCTGCTGGGCCTGCTCGGCACCGTCGCCGGAATGCTCGAAGTGTTCGATGCGATGACCGCGGCCGGTCAGGCCGATGTCCGCGCGATGGCCTACGGCGTGTCGCACGCAATGGTCGCGACCTTGGCCGGCTTGATCGTCAGCCTGCTCGGCCTGTTCTTCTCGGTGCGGCTCGCCGCACGGGTGCGTTGGGAAACCGATCGCCTGCCTGACCGGTTCATTACGGAATGA
- a CDS encoding DUF1329 domain-containing protein, translating to MRRLRSTLIAGLLLAGTVADADQYRSQARVPEGEGASKDLNAQLNSTNDPYAKALLLRELAGQAAGRKDYEQAAKYLDEAIATGALSGPAADQMRATLGKLRVGSGDPASVMKNIEPLYKAGKALPPEQLVALGAAYLQQKRYKDAAGALAKGVAARPNADISWRRALYAAYVGAGEEGEAAKVLETVLRDQPSAKDDWFRLSALYLKAGNSARAQASMEVASRLGYIVNEEQRLQLIGLTAQIGAPYAAGSLMKGWLDGQQLPRSATNLRTLAGLWIASRESALSIAALNDALKAAPSSELYLQLGQLHLDREEYPKAIAALQQAIATGAKSGPAYMTLGIALYQQAEVDAAAKAFRDAAQYPASRKLAEQWVKYLDSGRAREQAITALATRKSRRDDGTPELATGLLNGPVNVADAEAPVGVPATPDAASPVAASGSAGLTPVGAEQGSNAAGTIPPWTGGLTRSQWPAAFKPGGKLVDPFPNDKPKYTITASNFVQYVGQLSDGHRALFAKYPDYTMPVYETRRTVAFPQAIYDATKANNGRASAPAADSLEGAKLGFPFPQPKTGVEVLWNHRVRYRGDAVQLSYKQAVVAADGAIRNLGNVVFRVLFRYGNISQPGDVTRDNMLAYGTLSVAKPGGSPEFVALFHETANSLKTARGIWVLLVNVGKMFRVPPIGYDQPFPETDAIQFIDMVDMYNGLFDRYVWKLTGKRELLIPYNAYRLSDGRYKNAQLLTKGHFNQAGARYELHRVWVVEATLRPGNNHSFGRRLFYVDEDSWNVVLVENYDPAGRLWRFQEGHLLPLYDVQASFAVPSLTYDLKAGSYFAERLFSESPAIQYGVKMDDQDFLPASVKNKYSR from the coding sequence ATGAGGCGACTTCGCTCGACCCTGATTGCCGGCCTGCTGCTCGCCGGTACCGTGGCCGATGCCGATCAGTACCGTAGCCAGGCGCGGGTGCCGGAAGGCGAGGGCGCGTCGAAAGATCTCAACGCCCAGCTCAACTCGACCAACGATCCCTACGCGAAAGCGCTGCTGCTGCGCGAGCTGGCCGGGCAGGCCGCCGGCCGCAAGGATTACGAGCAGGCCGCGAAGTATCTCGATGAAGCGATCGCCACCGGCGCGCTGTCCGGCCCGGCGGCGGACCAGATGCGCGCCACGCTCGGCAAGCTCAGAGTCGGCAGCGGCGACCCGGCTAGCGTGATGAAGAACATCGAGCCGCTGTACAAGGCCGGCAAGGCACTGCCGCCGGAGCAGCTGGTGGCGCTGGGCGCGGCCTATCTGCAGCAGAAACGCTACAAGGATGCGGCCGGCGCGCTGGCCAAGGGCGTTGCGGCCAGACCGAATGCCGATATCTCCTGGCGGCGCGCGCTGTATGCGGCTTATGTTGGTGCCGGCGAAGAAGGCGAAGCGGCCAAGGTGCTGGAAACCGTGCTGCGCGATCAGCCAAGTGCCAAGGACGACTGGTTCCGGCTCAGCGCGCTGTATCTGAAGGCCGGCAACAGCGCGCGGGCGCAGGCGTCGATGGAAGTGGCGAGCCGCCTCGGCTATATCGTCAACGAGGAGCAGCGGCTGCAGCTGATCGGCCTCACTGCGCAGATCGGCGCGCCGTATGCCGCCGGCTCGCTGATGAAGGGCTGGCTCGATGGTCAGCAGCTGCCGCGCTCGGCGACCAATCTGCGCACGCTGGCCGGGCTGTGGATCGCGTCGCGCGAATCGGCCTTGTCGATCGCCGCACTGAACGATGCGCTGAAGGCCGCACCATCGTCGGAGTTGTATCTGCAGCTTGGCCAGCTGCATCTCGATCGCGAGGAATATCCGAAGGCGATTGCAGCGCTTCAGCAGGCGATCGCGACCGGCGCCAAGTCCGGCCCGGCCTACATGACGCTGGGCATCGCGCTGTACCAGCAGGCCGAGGTCGATGCGGCCGCGAAGGCGTTCCGCGATGCTGCGCAGTATCCAGCCAGCCGCAAGCTCGCCGAGCAATGGGTCAAGTACCTGGACTCCGGCCGCGCTCGCGAACAGGCGATCACCGCACTGGCAACGCGCAAGTCGCGTCGCGATGACGGCACGCCGGAGCTGGCGACCGGCTTGCTGAATGGACCGGTCAATGTCGCCGATGCGGAAGCGCCTGTTGGTGTACCGGCGACACCGGACGCCGCTTCGCCAGTTGCCGCATCAGGCAGTGCCGGCTTGACGCCGGTCGGCGCCGAGCAGGGCAGCAATGCTGCCGGCACCATTCCGCCGTGGACCGGTGGGCTGACGCGTTCGCAATGGCCGGCCGCGTTCAAGCCGGGCGGCAAGCTCGTCGATCCGTTCCCGAACGACAAGCCGAAGTACACGATCACCGCGTCGAACTTCGTCCAGTACGTCGGCCAGTTGTCGGACGGCCATCGCGCGCTGTTCGCGAAGTACCCGGACTACACGATGCCGGTCTACGAGACGCGCCGCACGGTGGCGTTCCCGCAGGCGATCTACGACGCGACCAAGGCCAACAACGGCCGGGCCAGCGCACCGGCGGCGGATTCGCTCGAAGGGGCCAAGCTCGGCTTCCCGTTCCCGCAGCCGAAGACCGGCGTCGAAGTGCTGTGGAATCACCGCGTGCGCTATCGCGGTGATGCCGTGCAGCTCAGCTACAAGCAGGCCGTGGTCGCGGCCGATGGCGCCATCCGCAATCTCGGCAACGTGGTGTTCCGGGTGCTGTTCCGCTACGGCAACATCAGCCAGCCGGGTGATGTGACGCGCGACAACATGCTCGCCTACGGCACCTTGAGTGTCGCCAAGCCGGGCGGCTCGCCGGAGTTCGTGGCGCTGTTCCATGAAACGGCGAATTCGCTGAAGACGGCGCGCGGCATTTGGGTGCTGCTGGTCAATGTCGGCAAGATGTTCCGGGTGCCGCCGATCGGTTACGACCAGCCTTTTCCGGAGACCGACGCGATCCAGTTCATCGACATGGTCGACATGTACAACGGCCTGTTCGACCGCTATGTCTGGAAGCTCACCGGCAAGCGCGAGCTGCTGATTCCTTACAACGCCTATCGCTTGAGCGATGGCCGCTACAAGAACGCACAGCTGCTGACCAAGGGCCATTTCAACCAGGCCGGCGCCCGCTATGAGTTGCACCGGGTCTGGGTGGTCGAGGCGACGTTGCGGCCGGGCAATAATCACAGCTTCGGCCGCCGCCTGTTCTATGTCGACGAGGACAGCTGGAACGTGGTGCTGGTCGAGAACTACGATCCCGCCGGCCGCCTGTGGCGCTTCCAGGAAGGCCATCTGCTGCCGCTGTACGACGTGCAAGCCTCGTTTGCGGTGCCGAGCCTTACTTACGACCTGAAGGCCGGCAGCTACTTCGCCGAGCGTCTGTTCTCGGAATCGCCGGCGATCCAGTACGGCGTCAAGATGGACGATCAAGACTTCCTGCCGGCTTCGGTCAAGAACAAGTACAGCCGTTGA
- a CDS encoding ExbD/TolR family protein has protein sequence MKVRRHSQAREDTHIDLAPMLDFFLNLLIFFIISAAFVSESGLKINRPSAQTAVKLDNSAIFIGISASGEIFVDRGRVDIRLLRATIERLRAQKPKSPVVIQADRDARAGLVVEAMDQARLAGAIDVAISAAPVSTP, from the coding sequence ATGAAAGTCCGCCGCCATTCCCAAGCCCGTGAAGACACCCACATCGACCTTGCGCCGATGCTCGATTTCTTCCTGAACCTGCTGATCTTTTTCATCATCAGCGCGGCCTTCGTCAGCGAATCCGGCCTGAAGATCAACCGGCCGAGTGCGCAGACGGCGGTCAAGCTCGACAACTCGGCGATCTTCATCGGCATCTCGGCCAGCGGCGAAATCTTCGTCGATCGCGGCCGCGTCGATATTCGCCTGCTGCGGGCGACGATCGAACGCCTGCGTGCGCAGAAGCCGAAATCGCCAGTCGTGATCCAGGCCGATCGCGATGCGCGGGCCGGGCTGGTCGTCGAAGCGATGGATCAGGCGAGATTGGCCGGTGCCATTGACGTCGCGATTTCCGCGGCACCGGTCAGCACGCCCTGA